ACCTGGATTTGTATCATGACCCGCTCCAATTGATGGAGTGAAGGCCGCCGCTACCGAAAACCGTATGCCGGAATTCCGGTATTGCTAAATCTGAATTTCGTGCCTGCGCAGCGCTTTCACAATGGCGTGGGCGACATTGATGGCATCGAGCTTATCACGGATGTTGCGATGATGGCTCTCGACGGTGTTTGTCGTTACGCCGAGGATGCTGGAGATGTCATCGGTCGACTTACCCTGAGCGCTCCACTGCAGCAGCTCCCGCTCGCGTGACGTCAAGGGCGTTTTGATCTCCTCGCGTTCGGCTCGGAAGCCGCTCAGCTTGTGAAACGTATGGACACAGAGCGTTTCGATCAAAGGCAGCGCTCCTGGTGGGATCTCGATACGATCACTTGCAGCCGTCACCACCGCCGGGCCGGCAAGCGGTACGTGGACAGGCGCGCAGAGTCCGTCCTTCATGCCGAATTCTGCCGCCTCGTCCATAACCAGACGACCACGAACCGTCATACGATCCGCTGGCAGTTGATGCCACAGGAAGGGCTTCGCCGTAAGGCGGCTGTGCGCGGCGCATGGATCGTGAGGGAAGTGGCCTTGCGACTTGTAGCGCATGAACCATTCGCGCGGCCACCCATCGTACAGGATCGCGCGATGCCATTCGCTGTCGTGCGGGATCGGCAGTCCGGAGATGAGAAAGCTACGGAGGCCGTAGTTTCCGATCGAAGTTCGAAATATCTTGAGAACGTCGTC
The genomic region above belongs to Bosea vaviloviae and contains:
- a CDS encoding LuxR family transcriptional regulator, whose translation is MNNAAVLELLAEISEIDSAQSTDDVLKIFRTSIGNYGLRSFLISGLPIPHDSEWHRAILYDGWPREWFMRYKSQGHFPHDPCAAHSRLTAKPFLWHQLPADRMTVRGRLVMDEAAEFGMKDGLCAPVHVPLAGPAVVTAASDRIEIPPGALPLIETLCVHTFHKLSGFRAEREEIKTPLTSRERELLQWSAQGKSTDDISSILGVTTNTVESHHRNIRDKLDAINVAHAIVKALRRHEIQI